A genome region from Arachis duranensis cultivar V14167 chromosome 6, aradu.V14167.gnm2.J7QH, whole genome shotgun sequence includes the following:
- the LOC107495102 gene encoding probable carboxylesterase 15 yields the protein MASNTGKKVVEEVSGFLRVYDDGTVDRTWTGPPQAQILLNPVPPHQEFINGVATKDLIINPQTGLKARIYLPETTTEQPTNKLPLLLHFHGGGYCITQPDWFMYYHFYTNLVRKARAPCVSVYLPLAPEHKLPAASDAALASLMWIRSLALAESCEPWLTTDILDFKRVFLIGDSAGGNIVHDVAARAGCTDIEPVRLVGGLILCPGFLRSGPIKSYMESEESTMLTRDMVDKLMDLAVPEPSATTKDHPIISPMGPQAPLLAGLRLPAMFVAVGEKDLMRDTQLEYCEAMKDAGKEVEVVVFDSMPHCFYLDKIGMELDARLAAETERLIERVVDFIRSH from the coding sequence ATGGCTTCTAACACCGGCAAGAAAGTTGTGGAAGAGGTTTCCGGCTTCTTACGGGTGTACGACGACGGCACAGTAGACCGTACATGGACTGGGCCGCCACAGGCCCAGATTCTTTTGAATCCAGTCCCACCACATCAAGAATTCATCAACGGCGTTGCCACCAAAGACCTCATCATAAACCCACAAACTGGCTTAAAGGCGCGCATATACCTTCCCGAAACAACAACAGAACAACCGACAAATAAGCTTCCCCTCCTTCTCCATTTTCATGGCGGGGGATACTGTATAACCCAACCCGACTGGTTCATGTACTATCACTTCTATACCAACCTCGTGCGCAAGGCACGTGCTCCGTGCGTGTCAGTGTACTTGCCCTTAGCTCCAGAACACAAGCTTCCGGCGGCAAGCGACGCAGCACTTGCGTCACTCATGTGGATCCGTTCTTTAGCTCTAGCCGAGTCGTGTGAGCCATGGCTGACGACGGATATTCTTGATTTCAAGCGAGTTTTTCTTATTGGCGACAGTGCCGGTGGAAACATTGTTCACGACGTGGCAGCTCGAGCAGGGTGTACGGACATCGAGCCAGTGAGGTTGGTCGGCGGGTTGATCTTGTGCCCTGGCTTTCTACGTTCAGGGCCTATTAAGTCTTACATGGAAAGCGAAGAGTCAACGATGTTGACTAGAGATATGGTCGACAAGCTGATGGATTTGGCGGTGCCGGAGCCAAGTGCAACCACCAAGGATCACCCGATTATAAGCCCGATGGGTCCACAAGCACCGCTGCTGGCGGGGCTGAGGCTGCCGGCGATGTTTGTTGCCGTTGGCGAGAAGGATTTGATGCGTGACACGCAGTTGGAGTACTGTGAGGCCATGAAAGATGCGGGGAAGGAGGTGGAGGTTGTGGTGTTTGATTCGATGCCACATTGCTTCTATTTGGATAAAATTGGCATGGAGTTGGATGCGAGACTGGCTGCGGAGACTGAAAGGCTAATTGAAAGGGTCGTTGACTTCATTAGGAGTCATTAA
- the LOC107494948 gene encoding uncharacterized protein LOC107494948, whose translation MGDFNEVVHVAERKGATSLSASGEDFRAWINDMELVDLELNDRKYTWLRGQSCSRIDRTLVSLEWLDTYMDTRLRGGLRGLSNHCPLILEDRRLVQGPRQFHSLDSWFTHEGFLRMVKEEWRGLGDAQFLDKLKALSKPLGRWHKQHFGNIPEKIKKLEEEIKKVDDMVSNGVYDGTVEARRKALVRCCELWYTRQDIHWK comes from the coding sequence ATGGGGGATTTCAATGAAGTTGTACATGTAGCTGAGAGGAAAGGGGCGACTAGTTTGTCAGCATCTGGTGAAGACTTCAGAGCCTGGATAAATGATATGGAGCTGGTAGATTTGGAGCTTAATGATCGCAAGTATACATGGTTAAGAGGCCAGTCCTGTAGTCGTATTGATAGAACTCTGGTGAGTTTGGAATGGCTGGACACATACATGGATACTCGGCTTAGAGGAGGACTGAGAGGATTATCAAATCATTGTCCCTTGATATTAGAAGATAGAAGGTTGGTTCAGGGCCCACGACAGTTTCATAGCCTAGACTCATGGTTCACACACGAAGGATTCCTAAGGATGGTGAAGGAAGAATGGAGGGGATTGGGAGATGCACAGTTCCTAGATAAGCTGAAGGCTCTGTCGAAACCGCTGGGTAGATGGCACAAGCAGCATTTCGGGAATATACCTGAGAAGATAAAAAAGCTTGAGGAGGAGATCAAGAAAGTGGACGACATGGTCAGCAACGGGGTTTATGATGGTACAGTAGAAGCAAGAAGGAAGGCGCTAGTAAGATGTTGTGAGCTATGGTATACGAGACAAGACATACACTGGAAATAA